The Antricoccus suffuscus genome has a segment encoding these proteins:
- a CDS encoding amidohydrolase — protein sequence MPAHSPSILFHNGRIDEPSTTTPSTALLIEGDSIGWVGSEDDAPRHVADRVVDLGGRLVTPAFVDSHVHATGTGQSILGLDLTAARSKAEALHMVATYCESADTDSVLTGQGWDETQWPENEPPTLAELDAACGDRQIYLTRIDAHSGLVSSRLRDRVAGVHGALGAPEEAGSAHLRLAAYTLVHQYAGEQLTSTQRTAAQRATLDRCAQLGIGLIVEMAGPTISGEADMEALLRLADSPDTIDAAAYWGELGRTDIVTELGLAGAGGDLFCDGAIGSHTAALSTPYADDAGTGHLWLSKEQVASHVRACTLAGIQAGFHAIGDVAVGAVIDGISEVANELGEAAVRGLSHRIEHCEMVTGAQITTMSRLGLVASMQPMFDRAWGGDDSMYRQRLGERSALLNPIATLRAAGVPLAFGSDAPVTPLDPWASVQAAVFHRTHDQRISARAAFSAMTRGGWRALRRDGGAGTLRTGAPAYVAVWDTEGIVLPTAEGFAAPTCAATIAGGRVVHNTGLIPN from the coding sequence ATGCCCGCGCATTCCCCGAGCATCCTGTTCCACAACGGACGGATCGACGAACCGAGTACGACGACGCCTTCGACAGCCTTGCTGATTGAGGGCGATTCCATTGGCTGGGTCGGTAGCGAGGACGACGCTCCACGGCACGTGGCCGACCGTGTCGTCGACCTAGGCGGCCGGCTCGTCACGCCGGCGTTCGTCGACAGTCACGTGCACGCGACCGGCACCGGTCAGTCGATCCTCGGCCTGGACCTCACGGCGGCCCGGTCCAAGGCCGAGGCGTTACACATGGTCGCGACTTACTGCGAGTCGGCGGACACCGACTCCGTGCTGACCGGTCAAGGCTGGGACGAAACGCAGTGGCCGGAAAACGAGCCGCCGACGCTTGCCGAGCTCGACGCCGCGTGCGGTGACCGGCAGATCTACCTGACTCGGATCGACGCGCACTCGGGACTGGTCTCTTCTCGTCTCCGAGACCGTGTCGCTGGCGTTCACGGAGCGCTGGGTGCGCCGGAGGAAGCCGGCAGCGCGCATCTGCGACTGGCGGCGTACACCCTCGTGCACCAGTACGCCGGCGAACAGCTCACCAGCACGCAACGAACTGCTGCGCAGCGGGCGACACTTGATCGGTGCGCACAGCTCGGGATTGGCCTGATCGTCGAGATGGCGGGCCCGACCATATCTGGTGAGGCCGACATGGAGGCGCTGCTGCGACTCGCGGATTCGCCGGACACCATCGACGCCGCGGCCTACTGGGGAGAACTAGGGCGGACCGACATCGTCACCGAACTCGGACTGGCCGGCGCAGGTGGCGACCTCTTCTGTGACGGTGCAATCGGCTCACACACTGCCGCACTATCCACGCCGTACGCCGACGACGCCGGCACGGGGCATCTATGGCTGTCGAAAGAACAGGTTGCCAGTCACGTGCGCGCATGCACGCTCGCGGGCATTCAAGCCGGATTTCACGCCATCGGGGACGTCGCGGTGGGTGCGGTGATCGACGGCATCAGTGAGGTCGCGAACGAGCTGGGGGAGGCAGCGGTACGCGGGCTGTCGCACCGGATTGAACACTGCGAGATGGTGACGGGCGCGCAGATCACGACGATGTCCAGGCTCGGTCTGGTCGCCTCTATGCAGCCCATGTTCGACCGGGCATGGGGCGGCGATGACTCGATGTACCGCCAGCGGCTTGGCGAGCGTTCCGCGTTACTCAACCCGATCGCCACCTTGCGCGCGGCCGGCGTACCGCTGGCGTTCGGCTCGGATGCTCCGGTCACACCACTCGACCCGTGGGCCTCGGTGCAGGCGGCAGTATTTCACCGCACGCACGATCAACGGATCTCGGCCCGCGCGGCGTTCTCGGCTATGACCCGCGGCGGGTGGCGGGCGTTGCGCCGCGACGGCGGTGCGGGGACTCTGCGAACTGGGGCTCCCGCATACGTCGCGGTCTGGGATACCGAGGGCATCGTTTTGCCTACGGCGGAGGGTTTCGCCGCACCGACCTGCGCGGCAACGATTGCCGGCGGACGCGTCGTACACAACACCGGCTTGATCCCTAACTGA
- a CDS encoding 5'-3' exonuclease has protein sequence MLLDSASLYFRAYYGVPDTLKGPNGAPNNAIRGFLDMIARLVSDRRPDGLVACLDYDWRPAFRVEAIPSYKAHRVAEDGSDGAEEVPDDLSPQVPVIIETLAALGICTVGVEGFEADDVIGTLAQTLPGPIEAVTGDRDLFQLVDDDRGVRVVYTARGMSNLEVLTNPDLVAKYGVRGDQYVDFAVMRGDPSDGLPGVPGIGEKTAARLIEAYGDLAAIRAAAADPADKGPLKPKQRENLIASSDYLDVANRVVEVRGDLTIDIDPTLPTKPADPEALGVLGRTWGIESSLRRIADALQHGPSDRPPTQSGPI, from the coding sequence ATGCTGCTCGATAGCGCTAGCCTCTACTTCCGCGCGTACTACGGCGTACCCGACACGTTGAAGGGGCCGAACGGCGCGCCCAACAACGCGATCCGCGGATTCCTCGACATGATCGCGCGGTTGGTCAGCGACCGCCGGCCCGATGGGCTCGTCGCGTGTCTCGACTACGACTGGCGGCCGGCGTTTCGGGTCGAGGCGATTCCGTCGTACAAAGCGCATCGTGTCGCCGAGGACGGCTCCGATGGCGCCGAGGAAGTGCCCGACGATCTCTCCCCGCAAGTGCCGGTCATCATCGAAACCCTTGCCGCACTCGGGATCTGCACGGTAGGCGTCGAAGGCTTCGAAGCCGACGACGTCATCGGCACGCTCGCGCAGACGTTGCCCGGACCGATCGAGGCCGTCACCGGCGATCGGGACCTGTTCCAGTTGGTCGACGACGATCGAGGCGTGCGCGTGGTCTACACGGCACGGGGTATGTCCAACCTCGAGGTTCTCACTAATCCCGACCTGGTCGCGAAGTACGGCGTACGAGGTGACCAGTACGTCGACTTCGCGGTCATGCGTGGCGATCCGTCCGACGGGCTGCCCGGCGTACCCGGGATCGGCGAAAAGACTGCTGCGCGGCTGATCGAGGCGTACGGCGACCTTGCTGCGATTCGGGCGGCCGCCGCCGACCCGGCCGACAAAGGACCGTTGAAACCGAAACAGCGCGAGAACCTCATCGCGTCGAGCGATTACCTCGACGTCGCCAACCGTGTGGTCGAGGTGCGCGGCGACCTGACAATCGACATCGACCCGACGTTGCCTACGAAACCAGCGGACCCTGAAGCCCTCGGCGTCCTGGGGCGGACCTGGGGTATCGAGTCGTCGCTACGCCGGATCGCCGATGCGCTTCAACACGGACCTTCTGACCGGCCGCCCACGCAATCGGGGCCGATCTAG
- a CDS encoding M24 family metallopeptidase: MTLAPDSPEEIRARLDKVARLVAESAADAVVLTPGADLRYLTGYDAMLSERLTCLVVPASGTPMLIAPTLEKSLAAASVAAGLGVEVRGWDETDNPSDMVVDLVPRPTDRPRAIAVADRMWAQHLFGIHYAAPDAKLTSAATIMAAMRMVKSEVEVEALARAGDAIDSVHAQMGELLKVGMAERQVAHEIAAAIRASGHATVDFTIVGSGPNGASPHHEYADRVISAGDVVVVDIGGTMPDGYCSDSTRTYVVGGEPTKEVSEFYDVLQSAQEAAVQFVRPGVTAEEIDATAREIITTAGHGEHFLHRTGHGIGLEVHEHPYIVEGNDRTIEAGMAFSIEPGIYLEGRYGARIEDIVVCTDDSVRRLNNRDHALVALPG; encoded by the coding sequence ATGACGCTCGCACCGGATAGCCCTGAAGAAATTCGTGCCCGGCTCGACAAGGTGGCACGCCTAGTCGCCGAATCCGCAGCCGACGCCGTCGTCCTGACTCCGGGCGCCGACCTTCGCTATCTCACGGGGTACGACGCGATGCTCAGCGAGCGGCTGACCTGCCTCGTCGTACCGGCGTCCGGGACGCCAATGCTCATCGCGCCGACGCTGGAAAAATCCCTTGCCGCCGCGAGCGTGGCCGCGGGGCTCGGTGTCGAGGTACGAGGGTGGGACGAGACCGACAACCCGTCCGACATGGTGGTGGACCTGGTCCCGCGGCCCACCGATCGACCCCGCGCGATTGCCGTGGCAGACAGGATGTGGGCGCAGCACCTTTTCGGAATCCACTACGCCGCGCCCGACGCGAAGCTCACCAGCGCGGCGACGATCATGGCAGCGATGCGGATGGTCAAGTCTGAGGTCGAGGTCGAGGCTCTTGCGCGTGCCGGCGACGCGATTGACTCCGTGCATGCGCAGATGGGCGAACTTCTGAAAGTCGGTATGGCCGAGAGGCAGGTCGCTCATGAGATCGCGGCGGCGATCCGGGCCAGCGGTCACGCCACCGTCGACTTCACGATCGTCGGTTCGGGGCCCAACGGCGCAAGCCCGCACCACGAGTACGCCGATCGGGTCATCAGTGCCGGGGACGTCGTGGTCGTCGACATCGGCGGGACCATGCCGGACGGCTATTGCTCCGACAGCACCCGCACCTACGTCGTTGGTGGTGAGCCGACCAAAGAGGTGAGCGAGTTCTACGACGTACTGCAGTCCGCACAAGAAGCCGCCGTACAGTTCGTCCGGCCCGGCGTGACCGCTGAAGAGATCGACGCGACGGCCCGCGAAATCATTACCACGGCCGGTCACGGTGAGCACTTCTTGCACCGCACCGGACACGGGATCGGGCTTGAGGTGCACGAGCATCCTTACATTGTCGAAGGCAACGATCGGACGATCGAGGCGGGAATGGCATTTTCTATCGAGCCCGGCATCTACCTGGAGGGTCGGTACGGCGCCCGGATCGAGGACATCGTCGTGTGCACCGACGACTCGGTACGACGACTCAACAACCGTGATCACGCCCTCGTCGCCCTGCCGGGGTAG
- the lnt gene encoding apolipoprotein N-acyltransferase — protein MRRFIVAIVVAVAGGLLMALSFPPAGALRPLAVAGPLLLALSVRGLRARTAYLVAFVFGMAFFVPHIAWAGEFLGWLPWTALAVYQSVFVGFLGPALVAIFRLRVWPVWAACAWVGMEALRSRYLFGGFPWGRLGFSQDAGPFTPWVAYGGIPLLSAMVALCGFLLAEAWIRAQAGFRSTRRPNWRTTFTRPVLVVAGCALLIPLLGSLGWLTINSGSDSKVPTTVVAVIQGNVPREGLEFNAQRRAVLDNHVKETFKLAADIDSGKSPQPTVVLWPENSSDIDPFVNEDASTEIQAAADAVNAPILVGAVANGPGDHPLNMAVMWWPSNAAKPGPGQKYVKRHPAPFAEYIPYRSFFRKITPMVDEVRADFLAGKRVGTFNIARDGAKPFVLGDVICFEVAYDGLVADTVRDGAKILTVQTNNATFGHTNEAAQQFAMSRLRAIEFDRTVLSASTSGISGIILPDGTVIDKSGLYEPAKYVGTVPLMSTTTVAAWVGPWPEYLMCVAALCGIVIGFLRRPRTRRRSREKSADPVEMTAADAVVT, from the coding sequence GTGCGGCGTTTCATTGTCGCGATCGTCGTCGCGGTTGCCGGCGGGTTGCTGATGGCGTTGTCCTTTCCTCCGGCGGGTGCGTTGCGTCCGCTGGCGGTTGCCGGCCCGCTCTTGCTGGCACTGTCGGTGCGTGGTCTGCGTGCCCGTACGGCGTACCTCGTTGCGTTCGTGTTCGGTATGGCGTTTTTCGTGCCGCATATCGCGTGGGCGGGGGAGTTCCTCGGCTGGCTGCCGTGGACAGCGCTGGCGGTGTATCAATCGGTGTTCGTCGGCTTCCTCGGACCGGCACTGGTGGCGATCTTCCGGCTCCGTGTCTGGCCTGTCTGGGCTGCTTGCGCCTGGGTCGGGATGGAGGCGCTGCGTTCCCGCTACTTGTTTGGTGGGTTCCCGTGGGGTCGGCTCGGCTTCAGTCAGGACGCGGGGCCGTTCACTCCTTGGGTCGCGTACGGCGGCATACCTCTGCTGTCGGCGATGGTCGCCCTGTGTGGGTTTCTGCTTGCCGAAGCATGGATTCGTGCGCAGGCGGGTTTCCGCTCGACAAGGCGACCGAATTGGCGCACGACATTCACCCGGCCGGTGCTGGTCGTAGCCGGCTGCGCGTTGCTCATCCCGCTGCTCGGTTCGCTCGGCTGGCTCACGATCAACAGTGGCAGCGATTCCAAAGTGCCGACCACTGTCGTCGCGGTTATCCAGGGCAACGTGCCGCGTGAAGGGCTCGAGTTCAACGCGCAGCGCCGCGCCGTACTCGATAATCACGTCAAGGAGACCTTCAAACTGGCCGCCGATATCGACTCGGGCAAGTCGCCGCAGCCGACCGTCGTACTGTGGCCCGAGAATTCGTCGGACATCGACCCGTTTGTGAATGAAGACGCGTCGACTGAGATTCAGGCGGCCGCCGATGCGGTCAATGCGCCGATTCTGGTCGGTGCCGTTGCTAATGGCCCAGGCGATCACCCGCTGAACATGGCCGTGATGTGGTGGCCTAGTAATGCCGCGAAGCCTGGTCCTGGGCAGAAGTACGTGAAGCGGCATCCGGCGCCGTTCGCCGAGTACATCCCGTACCGTTCGTTCTTCCGCAAGATCACCCCGATGGTCGATGAGGTGCGCGCGGACTTCCTCGCCGGAAAACGGGTGGGCACCTTTAACATCGCCCGGGACGGCGCGAAGCCGTTTGTGCTCGGCGACGTCATCTGCTTCGAGGTGGCGTACGACGGACTGGTCGCGGACACGGTCAGGGACGGCGCAAAGATCCTGACCGTACAGACCAACAATGCGACGTTTGGGCACACTAACGAGGCGGCACAGCAGTTCGCGATGAGCCGGCTGCGGGCAATCGAGTTTGATCGCACGGTCCTGTCGGCGTCAACCAGCGGAATCAGCGGCATCATCCTGCCGGACGGCACGGTCATCGACAAGTCGGGCCTGTACGAACCTGCAAAGTACGTCGGCACCGTGCCGCTGATGAGCACGACCACGGTCGCGGCCTGGGTCGGTCCGTGGCCGGAATACCTGATGTGTGTGGCCGCGCTGTGTGGGATCGTGATCGGATTTCTTCGGCGTCCACGCACCCGACGAAGGTCCCGCGAGAAGAGTGCCGATCCTGTCGAGATGACGGCTGCCGACGCGGTGGTGACGTGA
- a CDS encoding DEAD/DEAH box helicase gives MDSPAQAYSAAKDRSKYSQLAQFRSELPFDLDDFQTAGCRALEDGLGVLVCAPTGAGKTIVGEFAVHLAMAQGLGCAYTTPIKALSNQKYADLVTRYGAEKVGLLTGDNSINPHAPILVMTTEVLRNMLYVGSSTLDDLGFVVMDEVHYLADRFRGAVWEEVIIHLDAKVQLVSLSATVSNAEEFGEWLVTVRGDTAVVVSDYRPVPLWQHMMVGNKIYDLLDTEAEHRPGAAQKKSGANRVLVRVAREQAMRVERRRHTREKWRPPRRSDIVDRLDRGALLPAIYFIFSRVGCDAAVEQCLRSGIRLIDDEDREEVRRIVTGRTQSLSDADLQVLGYWEWLDGLERGVAAHHAGLIPIFKETVEELFLRGLCKVVFATETLALGINMPARTVVLERMVKYNGESHNRLTPGEFTQLTGRAGRRGIDVEGHAVVIWGPDLDPNDVAGLATTRTFPLRSSFRPSYNMAVNLVRQIGREEGRHLLEQSFAQFQADRAVVGLVKQRDQAAREAREVTDKITCSRGSVEQYADLRRALSDLEKGAAKSRSAGRRDRVESSVAALRRGDIIVVPSGRHRGPAVVLESVSTSDEPRLVVLTAGKWAGRVPMRDFHDAVIPVGRMKVNKSFAHRSAQARRDLAANLANVTRDLPLKGARIGRGADPVDEQVHELRAQIKAHPVHECTDRDRHVREFENARHALRRAETLTARVQGRTTSLGRTFDSICTVLETLGYLEADGSEFVVTDDGALLSRLWSESDLLAADCLRRGLWDELTAPELAGVVSALLYESRSGERFETHTVPVGSKAVRAVLQATHDVWAQISESAGQANAPLIREPDHGFALAAYRWTVGDSLEQVLRNLRGAGVELSPGDFVRWCRQVIDMLGQIARLPTDAVDPSVTRTAHEAASLMRRGVLADSTGALPAERLGYVTDDNLGAAEFAEIDATRGNGLTS, from the coding sequence ATGGACAGTCCCGCACAGGCGTATTCCGCTGCGAAGGACCGAAGCAAGTACAGCCAGCTCGCGCAGTTCAGGTCGGAGCTCCCGTTCGATCTCGATGATTTTCAGACCGCTGGCTGTCGCGCCCTCGAAGACGGCCTCGGTGTGCTCGTGTGCGCACCGACCGGCGCGGGCAAGACGATCGTGGGGGAGTTCGCCGTACACCTGGCGATGGCACAGGGTCTCGGCTGCGCATACACCACACCGATCAAGGCGCTGTCGAACCAGAAGTACGCCGATCTCGTGACGAGGTACGGCGCCGAGAAGGTCGGGTTACTCACTGGCGACAACTCGATCAACCCGCATGCGCCGATACTCGTGATGACGACCGAGGTGCTGCGCAACATGCTGTACGTCGGCTCCAGCACCCTCGACGATCTCGGCTTCGTGGTGATGGACGAGGTGCATTACCTGGCCGACCGGTTCCGCGGCGCGGTCTGGGAAGAGGTGATCATCCATCTCGACGCGAAGGTGCAGCTCGTCTCGTTGTCCGCGACGGTGAGCAACGCCGAGGAGTTCGGTGAGTGGCTGGTTACGGTGCGCGGTGACACGGCCGTCGTCGTCAGTGACTACCGTCCGGTGCCGCTGTGGCAGCACATGATGGTCGGCAACAAGATCTACGACCTGCTCGACACCGAGGCCGAGCATCGGCCGGGCGCCGCCCAGAAGAAGTCCGGCGCTAACAGGGTATTGGTTCGGGTCGCGCGCGAGCAGGCGATGCGCGTCGAGCGCCGGCGCCACACACGAGAGAAATGGCGTCCACCGCGGCGATCGGACATCGTCGACCGGCTCGATCGCGGTGCCCTGCTGCCGGCGATCTACTTCATTTTCAGCCGGGTCGGCTGCGACGCCGCGGTCGAACAGTGCCTGCGCTCTGGCATTCGCCTGATAGACGACGAGGACCGCGAAGAGGTTCGGCGAATCGTCACCGGCCGCACCCAAAGCCTGTCTGACGCGGACCTGCAAGTGCTCGGCTACTGGGAATGGCTCGACGGGCTGGAGCGCGGCGTGGCCGCTCACCATGCGGGACTGATCCCGATCTTCAAGGAGACGGTCGAAGAGCTGTTTCTTCGTGGGCTGTGCAAGGTCGTGTTCGCGACTGAAACACTCGCGCTTGGCATCAACATGCCGGCCCGCACCGTCGTATTGGAACGCATGGTGAAGTACAACGGTGAGTCGCACAACCGCCTCACGCCTGGCGAATTCACCCAGTTGACCGGGCGCGCCGGCAGGCGCGGGATCGACGTCGAGGGGCACGCCGTCGTCATTTGGGGTCCAGACCTCGACCCCAACGACGTCGCCGGGCTGGCGACGACCCGCACATTTCCGCTCCGATCGTCGTTTCGACCGTCGTACAACATGGCCGTCAACCTCGTCCGCCAGATCGGTCGGGAGGAGGGACGGCATCTGCTCGAGCAGTCCTTCGCCCAGTTTCAGGCCGACCGCGCGGTCGTCGGACTGGTCAAGCAGCGCGATCAGGCCGCGCGCGAGGCGCGTGAGGTCACCGACAAGATCACCTGCAGCCGCGGATCGGTCGAGCAGTACGCCGACCTGCGGCGCGCGCTGAGCGATCTTGAAAAGGGCGCCGCGAAGTCCCGCTCGGCCGGTCGCCGCGATCGGGTCGAATCGTCGGTCGCGGCGCTGCGTCGCGGTGACATCATCGTCGTACCGAGCGGGCGGCACCGTGGGCCAGCGGTCGTCCTCGAGTCGGTGTCGACGTCGGACGAGCCGCGGCTTGTCGTGCTGACGGCCGGAAAATGGGCCGGCCGGGTGCCGATGCGCGACTTCCACGACGCGGTCATTCCCGTCGGGCGGATGAAGGTCAACAAGTCCTTCGCGCATCGGTCTGCTCAGGCGCGACGTGATTTGGCCGCGAACCTCGCCAACGTCACCCGTGACCTTCCGTTGAAGGGCGCTCGGATCGGTCGCGGGGCCGACCCGGTCGATGAGCAAGTCCACGAGCTGCGCGCGCAGATTAAGGCGCACCCCGTCCATGAGTGCACCGACCGCGACCGGCACGTGCGCGAATTCGAGAACGCTCGGCACGCCTTGCGTCGGGCCGAGACACTCACCGCCCGCGTCCAAGGACGTACGACGTCGCTCGGGCGCACCTTCGACAGCATCTGCACCGTACTCGAGACTCTCGGCTACCTGGAGGCCGACGGATCGGAATTTGTCGTCACCGACGATGGCGCATTGCTTTCTCGGCTGTGGAGCGAATCAGACCTGCTTGCGGCGGACTGTCTGCGCCGCGGACTTTGGGACGAGCTGACCGCGCCGGAACTCGCTGGCGTCGTCTCGGCTCTGCTGTATGAAAGCCGTTCCGGGGAACGGTTCGAGACCCATACGGTGCCGGTCGGATCCAAAGCCGTGCGCGCCGTACTCCAAGCCACGCATGACGTATGGGCCCAGATCAGCGAGTCCGCGGGGCAAGCGAATGCGCCGCTCATCCGTGAACCTGACCACGGATTCGCGCTCGCGGCGTACCGATGGACTGTGGGGGACAGCCTCGAACAAGTACTGCGCAACCTGCGCGGCGCGGGTGTGGAACTGTCGCCTGGAGATTTCGTTCGTTGGTGTCGGCAGGTCATCGACATGCTTGGTCAGATCGCACGGCTACCAACTGATGCCGTCGATCCGTCCGTGACTCGCACCGCGCACGAGGCCGCGAGCCTCATGCGCCGCGGCGTACTGGCCGATTCAACCGGCGCTCTGCCAGCAGAACGGCTCGGGTATGTGACCGACGACAACTTGGGCGCGGCAGAATTCGCGGAAATCGATGCAACCAGAGGAAATGGTCTTACGTCGTAG
- a CDS encoding DUF4333 domain-containing protein gives MTYPPSGDGNQNGQQPPQQPGTGGVPAQGQAPHDGSQQGPATGSTPSYPDNQQPYQPGGGYDQGQQPYQPGGGYDQGQQPYQPGGYDQGQQPATGAQPYGQQPYGQQPYGQQPYGQAPSTGAQPTPPPDQQYGAPQTGGYEQPTQVYGAGQYGQSADPYATQQYGQDYGQPADPYGQQGYGQQQGDPYAQQGYGQPQADPYGQQQGGYDQYGQQPAADPYGQQQGGYDQYGQPATAGYGQQAGPQTGWNQPAAPKKSNKGLIIGIVAVVILALGGVGTWLALGPLSTKVLDKSAVASDVTAQYNDQYQTKLSGFKCDKDQLKVEKGAEYKCHAKADGGDNVDITITVTNADNGDYTWKDDHQ, from the coding sequence ATGACGTATCCGCCTAGCGGCGACGGCAACCAAAACGGTCAGCAGCCACCGCAGCAGCCGGGCACCGGCGGCGTACCGGCGCAGGGCCAGGCTCCTCACGACGGCTCGCAGCAGGGTCCGGCGACTGGAAGCACACCGTCCTACCCTGATAATCAGCAGCCATATCAGCCCGGCGGCGGCTACGACCAGGGTCAGCAGCCATATCAGCCCGGCGGCGGCTACGACCAGGGTCAGCAGCCATATCAGCCTGGCGGTTATGACCAAGGCCAACAGCCTGCCACCGGTGCGCAGCCATACGGTCAGCAGCCTTATGGACAACAGCCTTACGGGCAGCAGCCTTATGGACAGGCACCATCGACGGGCGCACAGCCGACCCCGCCGCCGGATCAGCAGTACGGCGCGCCTCAGACCGGTGGCTATGAGCAGCCTACCCAGGTGTACGGCGCCGGCCAGTATGGTCAGAGCGCGGATCCGTACGCCACCCAGCAGTACGGCCAGGACTACGGTCAGCCAGCGGACCCTTACGGCCAGCAGGGTTACGGCCAGCAGCAGGGCGATCCGTATGCCCAGCAGGGTTACGGCCAGCCCCAGGCCGACCCCTACGGCCAGCAGCAGGGCGGTTATGACCAGTACGGACAGCAGCCGGCGGCCGATCCTTATGGCCAGCAGCAGGGCGGCTATGACCAGTACGGACAGCCTGCGACCGCTGGCTACGGTCAGCAGGCCGGACCCCAGACCGGCTGGAACCAGCCGGCCGCCCCCAAGAAGAGCAACAAGGGCCTCATCATTGGCATTGTCGCCGTCGTAATCCTTGCGCTCGGCGGCGTCGGCACCTGGCTTGCCCTCGGTCCACTCAGCACGAAGGTCCTTGACAAGAGCGCCGTTGCCTCCGATGTCACCGCGCAGTACAACGATCAGTACCAGACGAAACTCAGTGGCTTCAAGTGCGACAAAGACCAGTTGAAGGTCGAAAAGGGCGCTGAGTACAAGTGCCATGCAAAGGCAGATGGTGGTGACAACGTCGACATCACGATCACGGTGACCAACGCCGACAACGGCGACTACACCTGGAAAGACGACCACCAGTAA
- a CDS encoding polyprenol monophosphomannose synthase, translating into MSVPDPRTGGLTPIERILIVIPTYDEVGNLEGTVARVRHELRAADILIVDDNSPDGTGALADNLSAEDRQVHVLHRQGKEGLGRAYVAGFHWALDHDYTIIVEMDADGSHQPEELPALLAGLHGVDAVVGARWVAGGDVRDWSRSRVWLSRAANRYVRIMLAIDLNDATSGFRAYRAGVLRTVDLTSVESTGYCFQIDVSRRVVRAGFTVREVPITFVERTVGDSKMSGGVFFESLVNVTRWGIADRFTQVRRAVSRSFRRTPNTD; encoded by the coding sequence GTGAGCGTTCCTGACCCGCGGACCGGAGGTCTCACTCCGATTGAGCGAATCCTGATCGTGATCCCGACGTACGACGAAGTTGGCAACCTCGAAGGAACCGTGGCCAGGGTGCGTCACGAGTTGCGTGCGGCCGACATCCTCATTGTGGACGACAACTCGCCGGACGGTACCGGTGCACTTGCCGACAACCTGAGTGCCGAGGACCGGCAAGTCCATGTCCTGCATCGGCAGGGCAAAGAAGGGCTCGGACGCGCCTACGTCGCGGGCTTCCACTGGGCGCTCGATCACGACTACACGATCATCGTGGAGATGGACGCAGACGGTTCGCATCAGCCCGAAGAACTACCCGCGCTACTGGCCGGCCTGCACGGCGTCGACGCGGTTGTCGGTGCCCGATGGGTGGCTGGCGGCGACGTACGTGACTGGTCAAGGTCGCGCGTATGGCTCTCACGCGCGGCCAACCGTTACGTGCGGATAATGCTGGCAATCGATCTCAACGATGCAACGTCCGGGTTTCGCGCCTACCGAGCCGGCGTACTGCGGACGGTGGATCTGACATCTGTGGAATCGACCGGCTACTGCTTCCAAATCGACGTGTCAAGACGAGTGGTGCGCGCTGGATTCACGGTGCGCGAAGTACCGATCACCTTTGTCGAACGTACCGTTGGAGACAGCAAAATGTCGGGCGGCGTCTTTTTCGAGTCGCTGGTCAACGTGACTCGCTGGGGCATCGCAGACCGTTTCACGCAGGTACGACGCGCGGTCTCACGATCCTTCAGACGCACCCCTAACACTGATTGA